One stretch of Juglans microcarpa x Juglans regia isolate MS1-56 chromosome 3D, Jm3101_v1.0, whole genome shotgun sequence DNA includes these proteins:
- the LOC121254426 gene encoding lysine histidine transporter 2-like, whose product MAQNGSQNDAAKQKEIDDWLPITSSRNAKWWYSAFHNITAMVGAGVLSLPYAMSQLGWGPGVTILILSWVITLYTLWQMVEMHEMVPGKRFDRYHELGQYAFGEKLGLWIVVPQQLIVEVGVNIVYMVTGGRSLKKFHDSVCPDCKEIKTSYFIMIFASVHFVLSHLPNFNSISIVSLAAAVMSLSYSTIAWAASAGKGVKPDVDYSYTAKTTSDATFNFFNALGDVAFAYAGHNVVLEIQATIPSTPEKPSKGPMWKGVLVAYIVVAICYFPVALIGYWIFGNSVDDNILITLEKPAWLIAMANMFVVVHVIGSYQIYAMPVFDMLETLLVKTLNFKPSFILRFVTRTSYVAFTMIVAIAVPFFGGLLGFFGGFAFAPTTYFLPCIMWLAIYKPKKFSLSWITNWICIVLGVMLMILSPIGGLRSIILSAKNYRFFS is encoded by the exons ATGGCGCAGAATGGGTCACAGAACGATGCAGCCAAGCAGAAGGAAATCGACGATTGGCTTCCGATCACTTCTTCTCGGAACGCCAAATGGTGGTACTCGGCTTTCCACAATATCACCGCCATGGTTGGTGCCGGTGTCCTCAGCCTGCCTTATGCCATGTCACAACTTGGATG GGGTCCTGGTGTAACCATTCTTATACTGTCATGGGTGATCACCTTATACACTCTATGGCAAATGGTTGAGATGCACGAAATGGTACCCGGGAAGCGATTCGATAGGTACCATGAGCTTGGCCAGTATGCATTTGGTGAAAAGCTGGGACTTTGGATTGTGGTTCCCCAACAGCTGATCGTTGAAGTTGGTGTGAACATTGTCTACATGGTCACTGGAGGGAGATCTCTGAAGAAGTTCCACGACTCGGTTTGCCCTGATTGCAAGGAAATCAAGACTTCATACTTCATCATGATTTTCGCTTCAGTGCACTttgttctctctcatctcccaaACTTCAACTCTATTTCCATCGTGTCACTGGCCGCGGCGGTCATGTCCTTAAG TTACTCAACCATTGCTTGGGCAGCTTCTGCTGGGAAGGGAGTTAAACCAGATGTGGACTATAGTTACACAGCTAAAACCACATCTGATGCTACCTTCAATTTCTTTAACGCATTGGGTGATGTGGCATTTGCCTATGCTGGCCACAATGTGGTTTTGGAGATCCAAGCAACAATCCCTTCAACTCCAGAAAAGCCTTCCAAGGGACCAATGTGGAAAGGAGTGTTGGTTGCATACATCGTTGTGGCCATTTGCTACTTCCCTGTTGCTCTGATTGGGTACTGGATTTTTGGGAACAGCGTCGATGACAACATCCTCATCACCCTGGAGAAGCCCGCATGGCTTATTGCTATGGCTAACATGTTTGTTGTTGTTCATGTCATTGGAAGTTACCAG ATCTACGCGATGCCGGTGTTCGATATGTTGGAAACTTTACTGGTGAAGACACTGAACTTCAAACCTTCTTTCATTCTTCGCTTTGTTACTCGCACCTCATATGTTG CGTTTACCATGATCGTAGCCATAGCAGTCCCCTTCTTTGGGGGCCTCCTTGGCTTCTTTGGCGGATTCGCTTTTGCCCCGACCACATACTTC CTCCCCTGCATCATGTGGCTCGCCATCTATAAACCCAAAAAGTTCAGCTTATCTTGGATCACAAACTGG ATCTGCATTGTGCTAGGTGTTATGTTGATGATCTTATCACCCATTGGTGGGCTAAGGTCGATCATCCTTTCAGCTAAGAACTACAGGTTCTTCTCGTGA